The Candidatus Tanganyikabacteria bacterium genome has a window encoding:
- a CDS encoding type II toxin-antitoxin system Phd/YefM family antitoxin, translating to MVNIHEAKTHLSKLLEQVEAGEEVIIARAGKPVARLVMYQPLPRRQGGFLKDELWLAADWDSPEVNAAITRDFEDALGGEG from the coding sequence ATGGTCAACATCCACGAGGCCAAGACACACCTCTCGAAGCTCCTGGAGCAGGTCGAGGCGGGCGAAGAGGTCATAATCGCGCGCGCCGGGAAACCGGTCGCCAGGCTCGTGATGTACCAGCCGCTTCCACGCAGGCAGGGCGGCTTTCTGAAGGACGAGCTCTGGCTGGCGGCAGATTGGGATTCCCCAGAAGTCAATGCGGCGATCACCAGGGACTTCGAAGACGCCCTGGGCGGTGAGGGGTGA